The following is a genomic window from Trachemys scripta elegans isolate TJP31775 chromosome 16, CAS_Tse_1.0, whole genome shotgun sequence.
AGACAGGCAGCTGGGGAGTGAAATCACCGGCCAGGGAGCCCCCCTGGGACTAGAGGGGAACCTTTGGGGCTGCCcaggccctgggggcagggggtctgggcACCAAGGGGTTATGCAGGCTCCTTTGGGCACCCACTGCTCAACAGTCTCTGCCCGGCAGCAGGGGAGGATGGCGCCAGCCGCGGCATGGAGGGACGGGTGCATGGGGAGAGGGCACTGGGGGTCCCTGGGAGGGAGCTCCGGGGGGTCCCTAggaaggaggtgctgggggactCCAGGGAGGGGGTGCCAGCTGTGGGGCCCAATGCGCTAGGTCATCTGGGTAGGATCAAGGAAGGGCAGACTAGCGGAGAGCAAGGCTACGTCAGAGGCAGGCGTGAGACTCCTGGCAGCGATGGGCTAACCAGCCCCCAGGGGAAGATCCCCCGCCAGGCCCCTATTCTGGGTTTGCTCGCGTTGCCCCGGGGGCTCTCACTGTGCCCCGTCCCTCTCTGAAGCCGGCCTAGACTCCTGGCCTCACGGATCACGTGGCAAGGAGTCCCACTGGCCCCTTCCCGGGGCACTGACAGCTCCTTGGCCCACGTAGCTCACCCCACACGCACCatggcccccccaccccaggctcggCAGCACTGCCCAGGGCTGCCAGACCTAACACTTATTTCATCAGGGGTAGGGGGGCATTAGGGGCCTGCATCACCTGCCAGCGTAGCAACGCCCACCCCGGCTACTGTCTAGGGAGCTGCTTCCCCCACCACATTCATCTGACTACAGCTCGCTGTGCAGCAAAATGGGGTCtgggggttagagcagggggctgggaggcaggacgcctgggttctctccccagctctgggaggggagtgggtgctAGTGGTTACAGTGGGcggagggactgggagccaggactcctgggttctatccccagctccaggaagggagtggggtctagtggttagagcagggggactgggagccaggactcctgggttctctccctagctctgggaggggaatggggtctagtggttagagcggggctGGGAATAGGGATTCTGGGTTATTTTCCCAGCCGCAACATATTCACCCACCAGCCCAACATGTGCACAGCCtgacgccccctcccccagcccccaacacacacatttcCCCACAACCTGCCCCCCCGTGCAGTCCATACAGCTTCACCCCCCCCCGACACACGTCCATTCACACACACTAACCCCCCTCCCGAGGTGGGCTCCACCTGTCATACTGAAATACTCTTTCAGCAAGGGGctgcccaccccccactgcacccACACATGCACAGGGCACCTCTCCCTGCCGGGAACCCCTGAGAAAGGGCTGCGGGACGGCCCAGCTTCATAAACTAAATCTTGTTTATTGTTCTTTTCCAACACCCCCTACCAAGGCCCCCACGCTGCTTAGCGATCACAATCCGGGGGGGGATGAGAGACGGGCCTGAGACGGGGGACCCGCCCCTCACGAGAACGGTGCCACGAGGCGGGAGAAGGACCTCGCCACGATGGCAAACCTGAGTCCCCGCAATTCGTGTCACGTCCCTccatctgtcccctccccctttctcctgccGGGCCCCCGGGGGCACCCCGAGGGGTGGCAATGggagcctgggggctgctctgcGGGGCGTGGGCCGACGGGGATGCAGGtgtttggggctggggggggtacGAAATGCCAGGTTTGAGCTGGCACTGGGCAGCGCGGTCGCCCCCCTCGACCTCCAGAGAACAGGCCGGAGAATCCCCCGGCATCGGGCCCGGGGAGGTGGGTTTGAGTTCAGGGCTGGGCTCCGGGGCGGAGGGCAATGGGGGGGACCAGCCCCAGGGGACGTGTGACAGGGGACATGCTccaggccagccctgcacccgGCAGCCCAGGGCGCCCGCTGTTACTAAGGGGCAATCAGCAGCCAGGCCCGGAGGGGTCAGAGGGCGAGATGGGAACGATTCTGGCGTAACTtcatggccagatcctcagctggggcaaAGTGGTGTATTACTGACCAGTCCTACTGTTCTTAGAGACCATAACTAGGATTGGGCCCCCCTTTGTGCCAGGGGCTACCCAGACCCCAGCTGAGATATCGGGGTGCTCCCTTTGTGCCAGGGGCTACCCAGACCCCAGCTGAGATATCAGGgtgcccccattgtgccagggacTACCCAGACCCCAGCTGAGATATCGGGGTGCGCCCATTGTGCCAGGGGCTACCCAGACCCCAGCTGAGATattggggtgcacctattgtgcCAGGGGCTACCCAGACCCCAGCTGAGATATCGGGGTGCTCCCTTTGTTCCAGGGGCCACCCAGACCCCAGCTGAGATATCGGGGGCCCCCCATTGTGCCGGGGGCTGCCCAGACCCAGAATGAAatacactccctgccccaacaaGCTCACAATCTAAACAAAGGgcgagaggggaaactgaggcacagagtgggcagTGACTTGCGCAGAGTCACCCAGCCGGCcaccggcagagctgggcacagaccGCAGGTGTcatgagtcccagcccagtggccTGTTCCCTGACACCCCCAATGCGGGTCCCGCCCCTCCCCTGACAGACAGACACTGGAGGCAAACGTGGCCGGAGCCCAGCCTGGTTTGGGGGTGAGCCGGGCGCTTGCCCCCCTGGCCcagagtgtgggtgggggggttggggttaaTAAATTAGTATCGAGGGGGGAGGGTTAATTCCTCACTAGGGCAGAAATGTCAGTTATGAAACAAGGAACCGAGAAGGAGTTTGAAATTCTCCACTGGAAATCGTCCGAAAATCCCGATCTCGGCGCCGACCGGAGCAAGACCTGCTGCGGGAGGCTACTTCAGAGTGTCACTGGGAGCGTGGAAATGCCTAGAGGCCCAGGCCGAGATCAAGGGGCGCTGTCCAGGCCTGGCCAAGATCGGGGGCCCCCGGCCGTGCTGGGAGCTGCCCaggctgagatcggggccccccAGGCCGTTGCACAGATACAGAGTGAGGGACAGGCTTGCCCCGAAAAGCTCCCAGTCTGAAGAGAGAAGGCACAGATGAAGGGGCATTGTCCCCCTttaacagacagggaaactgaggcacagaggcaggGACTAGAGCCCGGTTCTCTGGGGCCCCAGCccaagggggtaggtttagctgGGAGGCTGACCTGCGGTAGAGACACCCCTGCTGGGACCCGGGtgccctcccagctccccccaccacacCAGGATcagccccagggccctgccccgtCCTGTTGGGCAGGGGGCCAGGGCTTTATGGACGGGGGGTGCTATGGGCCAGGAGgcgtctgggagggaggggccagggtCAGACTGCAGGATCCTGGGGCACGGGGATATCCTCAAAAGCTACGTATAACCCTTGGCTCTTGGGGGTTCAGTGCACGTGGGTCCCGCCCCCCCCAACTTTCCAGCCCAGTAGCGTAGGGCTCCTCCTGCTTTTTGCTGCAACGTGGCCCTGCCATGGCTCCCCGCTCTGTCCCTGCCACATGGGACCTcccacccagctggagcctctGCGCCCCTTATGCATGGACACGCAGGCTCCCCCCAAAACACCCCTAGCTGGGGGTTGGGCAGCCTTAGCCCTCTGTGAGAggcactgccagccccacagaTAGGCCCCCACCGAGCTCCCAGCCAGGGGCGTGGGCCAGTCCAGACGTCCCAAGTGTTCAGTGCCAGTCCCGGTGCCCCATGGATTTCCTGGGTGCCTGGGGCATATGCCAGTCTGTGATCTCCATGAATTTCCTAGGTGCCCGCAGGGCACGTGCCAGTCCAGATGCCCCTGGTGCTCAGTGGGGACCAGTCCGGGTGCCTGGTGGCAAGTGCCAGGCCAGGGTATTTCTGTTGCTGTGGGCTCTGATGGGAACTAGAGTGGATCTTCCATCTCTGCCGGGAGCTTAGGGGTCCCCCGGCCATGCCCCCTGGGGAAGTCCAGCTCCCGCTTAGTCGCTGTGGCTGCAGGCCACCTTGCGCTCCCGGGGCCGGCAGAAGGCCCGGTAGAAGCCCCGGACGATCTTGTACATCCAGACCAGGTTGAGGACCTCCAGGGCTAGGCTGGGCACGATCCAGGCCACCTGCACGGCGAGCCCCAGGCGGGCGTACTCGGGCGTGCCGTACCAGGCCAGCACGCGGGCGTAGTAGCTGGGGATGACGGCGATGCGTACCAGGAAGAAGACCACGGTCATGGCCAGGCCATTGGCCAAGACGAACCAGGAGGAGCGGGGCTGCCCCACGGTGTCAAAGAACCACCTGGGCCACGACAAAGGAGCGCGGTCACTTTAaacagccccaggccctgccccctccagctcctggcaTCACATGATCACATCAGTGCTCTCATTAAGCCAGAGGGGTAACTGAcgctgcctgagtttgcagagagcctgagccaatTGCCCAGCCCGGGTGGGGGGTGGAAGCTGCCCTTATGCAAGTCAAAGGGGTGTTAactcccagccccactgatcTAGGGTCACTGCCTGCCCTACCCTTCAGCCCGCCTCCCCACACCGTCTGCATCCCAGCATCCTCTGGGGTAGCGGCACCATCCTCATCCCCCAGCGCCTCGGGAAAATTTGAATCCGTGTCCCACTGGGATGCTCAGGCACCTTAGAGCCCCCCaactccagcccctgcccagctccccccgaCTCACCGCAGGTTGACGAATGGGGTGGAGAGCTCGGACAGGAGGCGGAAGTTGGCGAAATAGGGCAGCACCCCTCGGCTCTGGGGGAGAGAGATGCCGTTAATCCCCTGCCCCAAGGggctcacgggggggggggacatcCCCCCCcacagagggaaggggatggatCCTCCACCCCAGGCCTGCTCAGGGACCACTCCAGAGACGGCGGGTGGGGGGGGCCTGAGCTGGGCCCCAgcaggaagaaagagaggaaaagagcatagcggggggtgggggtgtcgcTGGACTAACAGACCCCAAGGCAGAGTCACTTCCCTGAGGACCAAGACACATGAGCAGAgttcacccccatccccccaccagctctgccggtgcccctcactcccgacctgcagccccctgctagcccagccctgcccccccagctctgccggtgcccctcactcccgacccgcagcccctgctagcccagccctgcccccccagctctgccggtgcccctcactcccgacccgcagcccctgcNNNNNNNNNNNNNNNNNNNNNNNNNNNNNNNNNNNNNNNNNNNNNNNNNNNNNNNNNNNNNNNNNNNNNNNNNNNNNNNNNNNNNNNNNNNNNNNNNNNNNNNNNNNNNNNNNNNNNNNNNNNNNNNNNNNNNNNNNNNNNNNNNNNNNNNNNNNNNNNNNNNNNNNNNNNNNNNNNNNNNNNNNNNNNNNNNNNNNNNNNNNNNNNNNNNNNNNNNNNNNNNNNNNNNNNNNNNNNNNNNNNNNNNNNNNNNNNNNNNNNNNNNNNNNNNNNNNNNNNNNNNNNNNNNNNNNNNNNNNNNNNNNNNNNNNNNNNNNNNNNNNNNNNNNNNNNNNNNNNNNNNNNNNNNNNNNNNNNNNNNNNNNNNNNNNNNNNNNNNNNNNNNNNNNNNNNNNNNNNNNNNNNNNNNNNNNNNNNNNNNNNNNNNNNNNNNNNNNNNNNNNNNNNNNNNNNNNNNNNNNNNNNNNNNNNNNNNNNNNNNNNNNNNNNNNNNNNNNNNNNNNNNNNNNNNNNNNNNNNNNNNNNNNNNNNNNNNNNNNNNNNNNNNNNNNNNNNNNNNNNNNNNNNNNNNNNNNNNNNNNNNNNNNNNNNNNNNNNNNNNNNNNNNNNNNNNNNNNNNNNNNNNNNNNNNNNNNNNNNNNNNNNNNNNNNNNNNNNNNNNNNNNNNNNNNNNNNNNNNNNNNNNNNNNNNNNNNNNNNNNNNNNNNNNNNNNNNNNNNNNNNNNNNNNNNNNNNNNNNNNNNNNNNNNNNNNNNNNNNNNNNNNNNNNNNNNNNNNNNNNNNNNNNNNNNNNNNNNNNNNNNNNNNNNNNNNNNNNNNNNNNNNNNNNNNNNNNNNNNNNNNNNNNNNNNNNNNNNNNNNNNNNNNNNNNNNNNNNNNNNNNNNNNNNNNNNNNNNNNNNNNNNNNNNNNNNNNNNNNNNNNNNNNNNNNNNNNNNNNNNNNNNNNNNNNNNNNNNNNNNNNNNNNNNNNNNNNNNNNNNNNNNNNNNNNNNNNNNNNNNNNNNNNNNNNNNNNNNNNNNNNNNNNNNNNNNNNNNNNNNNNNNNNNNNNNNNNNNNNNNNNNNNNNNNNNNNNNNNNNNNNNNNNNNNNNNNNNNNNNNNNNNNNNNNNNNNNNNNNNNNNNNNNNNNNNNNNNNNNNNNNNNNNNNNNNNNNNNNNNNNNNNNNNNNNNNNNNNNNNNNNNNNNNNNNNNNNNNNNNNNNNNNNNNNNNNNNNNNNNNNNNNNNNNNNNNNNNNNNNNNNNNNNNNNNNNNNNNNNNNNNNNNNNNNNNNNNNNNNNNNNNNNNNNNNNNNNNNNNNNNNNNNNNNNNNNNNNNNNNNNNNNNNNNNNNNNNNNNNNNNNNNNNNNNNNNNNNNNNNNNNNNNNNNNNNNNNNNNNNNNNNNNNNNNNNNNNNNNNNNNNNNNNNNNNNNNNNNNNNNNNNNNNNNNNNNNNNNNNNNNNNNNNNNNNNNNNNNNNNNNNNNNNNNNNNNNNNNNNNNNNNNNNNNNNNNNNNNNNNNNNNNNNNNNNNNNNNNNNNNNNNNNNNNNNNNNNNNNNNNNNNNNNNNNNNNNNNNNNNNNNNNNNNNNNNNNNNNNNNNNNNNNNNNNNNNNNNNNNNNNNNNNNNNNNNNNNNNNNNNNNNNNNNNNNNNNNNNNNNNNNNNNNNNNNNNNNNNNNNNNNNNNNNNNNNNNNNNNNNNNNNNNNNNNNNNNNNNNNNNNNNNNNNNNNNNNNNNNNNNNNNNNNNNNNNNNNNNNNNNNNNNNNNNNNNNNNNNNNNNNNNNNNNNNNNNNNNNNNNNNNNNNNNNNNNNNNNNNNNNNNNNNNNNNNNNNNNNNNNNNNNNNNNNNNNNNNNNNNNNNNNNNNNNNNNNNNNNNNNNNNNNNNNNNNNNNNNNNNNNNNNNNNNNNNNNNNNNNNNNNNNNNNNNNNNNNNNNNNNNNNNNNNNNNNNNNNNNNNNNNNNNNNNNNNNNNNNNNNNNNNNNNNNNNNNNNNNNNNNNNNNNNNNNNNNNNNNNNNNNNNNNNNNNNNNNNNNNNNNNNNNNNNNNNNNNNNNNNNNNNNNNNNNNNNNNNNNNNNNNNNNNNNNNNNNNNNNNNNNNNNNNNNNNNNNNNNNNNNNNNNNNNNNNNNNNNNNNNNNNNNNNNNNNNNNNNNNNNNNNNNNNNNNNNNNNNNNNNNNNNNNNNNNNNNNNNNNNNNNNNNNNNNNNNNNNNNNNNNNNNNNNNNNNNNNNNNNNNNNNNNNNNNNNNNNNNNNNNNNNNNNNNNNNNNNNNNNNNNNNNNNNNNNNNNNNNNNNNNNNNNNNNNNNNNNNNNNNNNNNNNNNNNNNNNNNNNNNNNNNNNNNNNNNNNNNNNNNNNNNNNNNNNNNNNNNNNNNNNNNNNNNNNNNNNNNNNNNNNNNNNNNNNNNNNNNNNNNNNNNNNNNNNNNNNNNNNNNNNNNNNNNNNNNNNNNNNNNNNNNNNNNNNNNNNNNNNNNNNNNNNNNNNNNNNNNNNNNNNNNNNNNNNNNNNNNNNNNNNNNNNNNNNNNNNNNNNNNNNNNNNNNNNNNNNNNNNNNNNNNNNNNNNNNNNNNNNNNNNNNNNNNNNNNNNNNNNNNNNNNNNNNNNNNNNNNNNNNNNNNNNNNNNNNNNNNNNNNNNNNNNNNNNNNNNNNNNNNNNNNNNNNNNNNNNNNNNNNNNNNNNNNNNNNNNNNNNNNNNNNNNNNNNNNNNNNNNNNNNNNNNNNNNNNNNNNNNNNNNNNNNNNNNNNNNNNNNNNNNNNNNNNNNNNNNNNNNNNNNNNNNNNNNNNNNNNNNNNNNNNNNNNNNNNNNNNNNNNNNNNNNNNNNNNNNNNNNNNNNNNNNNNNNNNNNNNNNNNNNNNNNNNNNNNNNNNNN
Proteins encoded in this region:
- the LOC117889142 gene encoding TLC domain-containing protein 4-like (The sequence of the model RefSeq protein was modified relative to this genomic sequence to represent the inferred CDS: added 213 bases not found in genome assembly); this translates as GLFCLYILFFDGAINANPIWGDPYLVKLNVAITCGYLLYDLLLLLRYWKTLGDSLFVCHHLVALYAYGYVLSRGVLPYFANFRLLSELSTPFVNLRWFFDTVGQPRSSWFVLANGLAMTVVFFLVRIAVIPSYYARVLAWYGTPEYARLGLAVQVAWIVPSLALEVLNLVWMYKIVRGFYRAFCRPRERKVACSHSD